The sequence ACAGGCTGCTCGTGCCGCCGGAGGCTTAGCCTGGCGGCCGAGTTGTCGACCGATCGCCGTTCCCGCATCATTTGGGGAACGGCGTTTGGCTTTTGTTTCGGACCATTTTTTAACGTTGTTTTGCCCGATTTCGGTTCTGATTTAGCTCGTTTTTCACCCCAACTCACCTCACACGGCCCACGACGATGTCTACCCTCTACGAATCCACGCTCCGCTCGCTGCCTCTGCTCGGCCGCGGCAAGGTCCGCGACAACTACGCCGTGGGCAACGATCGCCTCCTGATCGTCACGACCGACCGCCTGTCCGCGTTCGACGTCATCATGGGCGAGCCGATTCCGCGCAAGGGCCAGGTGCTGAACCAGATGGCGAACTTCTGGTTCGACAAGCTCAAGCACATCGTCCCGAATCATATGACGGGCGTCGCGCCCGAGACGGTTGTCGCAGCGGACGAAGTCGAGCAGGTGAAGGGCCGCGCGGTGGTCGTGAAGCGTCTCGAGCCGATCCTCGTCGAAGCCGTGGTGCGCGGTTATCTGGCCGGCAGCGGCTGGAAGGACTACCAGGCGACGGGCGCAGTGTGCGGCGTGCAACTGCCGCCGGGCCTGCAAAACGCGCAGAAGCTGCCCGAGCCGATTTTCACGCCGGCCGCGAAGGCCGAGATGGGCCATCACGACGAAAACATCACCTACGATGAGATGGAGCGCCGCATCGGAACCGAGCTGTCGGCCACGATCCGCGACATTTCGATCAAGTTGTACAAGGAAGCCGCCGAATATGCGGCGACGCGCGGCATCATCATCGCCGACACGAAGTTCGAATTCGGCCTCGACAATCACGGCGAGCTGTATCTGATGGACGAAGCGCTGACCGCCGATTCGTCGCGCTTCTGGCCGGCGGATCAGTATCAGGTCGGCACGAATCCGCCGTCGTTCGACAAGCAGTTCGTCCGCGACTGGCTCGAAACGCAAGACTGGAAGAAAGAGCCGCCCGCGCCGAAGCTGCCGGACGACGTGATCGCGAAGACGAGCGAGAAGTACCAGGAAGCGCTCGAGCGCCTCACCGGGCAGAAGCTCGCTTGACAAAGGAAATCCCCACGATGACCGAAGCCGTCCAGACCGCCCACACGCATAGCGCGCCGCTCGTCGGCGTCCTGATGGGGTCCAGTTCCGATTGGGACGTGATGAAGCACGCGGTCGCGATCTTGCAGGAGTTCGGCGTGCCGTACGAAGCGAAGGTCGTGTCCGCGCACCGCATGCCCGACGAGATGTTCGACTACGCCGAGCGCGCGCGCGAGCGCGGACTGCGCGCGATCATCGCGGGCGCGGGCGGTGCGGCGCACCTGCCCGGCATGCTGGCCGCCAAGACCACCGTGCCGGTGCTCGGGGTGCCGGTCGCGAGCAAGTACCTGAAGGGCGTCGATTCGCTGCATTCGATCGTGCAGATGCCCAAGGGCGTGCCGGTCGCCACGTTCGCGATCGGCGAAGCGGGCGCGGCGAATGCGGCGCTGTTCGCCGTCGCGCTGTTGAGCACGACGTCGGCGGACTATGCGAACCGGCTCGCGGCATTCCGCGTTCGGCAGAACGAGGCCGCGCACGCGATGGTACTGCCCGAGCTTTGATCCTTTATTGACATGAATTCAGACAACACCCCGGTTTCTCCGATTCTGCCCGGCGCTTGGCTCGGCATGGTCGGGGGCGGCCAGCTCGGCCGCATGTTCTGCTTTGCTGCCCAGGCGATG comes from Trinickia violacea and encodes:
- the purE gene encoding 5-(carboxyamino)imidazole ribonucleotide mutase; amino-acid sequence: MTEAVQTAHTHSAPLVGVLMGSSSDWDVMKHAVAILQEFGVPYEAKVVSAHRMPDEMFDYAERARERGLRAIIAGAGGAAHLPGMLAAKTTVPVLGVPVASKYLKGVDSLHSIVQMPKGVPVATFAIGEAGAANAALFAVALLSTTSADYANRLAAFRVRQNEAAHAMVLPEL
- a CDS encoding phosphoribosylaminoimidazolesuccinocarboxamide synthase; the encoded protein is MSTLYESTLRSLPLLGRGKVRDNYAVGNDRLLIVTTDRLSAFDVIMGEPIPRKGQVLNQMANFWFDKLKHIVPNHMTGVAPETVVAADEVEQVKGRAVVVKRLEPILVEAVVRGYLAGSGWKDYQATGAVCGVQLPPGLQNAQKLPEPIFTPAAKAEMGHHDENITYDEMERRIGTELSATIRDISIKLYKEAAEYAATRGIIIADTKFEFGLDNHGELYLMDEALTADSSRFWPADQYQVGTNPPSFDKQFVRDWLETQDWKKEPPAPKLPDDVIAKTSEKYQEALERLTGQKLA